One Candidatus Regiella endosymbiont of Tuberolachnus salignus genomic window, CGAGTGAGTGATCCCCGAGTAGTAAAATTTGAAAGTAGAGGAGCCCTCAGCAGCAATTAATTTTTTATTGGCAATATAGTTTAGGTTTTTGAATGAGGTACCCATGTCACCCAATGTATCATACGGACTAGTATTACTTAAATGAATCGACCAATTCCCGTTATTATATATATGGTGTTTAAATATATCCGGCGCAGCGCGGAATAGTGAATAATTGATCAAACCACTGTATGTAGTTAAGTGTTGAGTGTCTAACTCGGAAAACTTCGTAAAGGATCCATCGGGAAAGAAATCATTACTCATAGGTACGAATGTGTAATTAACTTGGCCTTGAAATTTCTTAGCAATGCTATGGTCAGAGATTGCTTTATAAAAGTCTAAGCGGTCTACATTATTATCATAGATAGCTCCAGTAAACATTGCCGGAATTGAGACTATGGTTGTTGGAAAGTTGGAGCTTGCGTCTTTGAACCAAATAAAACCATTTAAGTTGTCTTTGAGTTTATCATCTAAAATTTCTGCAAAATAGTCTGATTGATACTCATCTAAAAGAATAAACAATAGGTTTGGATTGTTTTTGGAATAGGTGAAAAATTTCTCTTCTGAACTTTGCGTTATCTTTTTTTCGGATAGTTTTGAGGCAATATTGATCGTGGCGACAGAGAAAGAAATAAGAAAAATGGATGCAATAATATAAATAAAAATCTTTGGCCTGTTTCTAAAATAAATGGCAAGGGCAAAAATAATCAAAAAAGCGCTTAGTTGTATCCAGTTTAAAAGCGCAAAAGGAGCAATCTGCAAATTATCACGACCATTAAATTCGCCGTAGATACCGGTAAGAAATGTTGAGTTAAGCCAAACAGATAAAGAAAAAGCTATAATAAGAGTAAGAAACAAAAATTTCCGTATATATTTTTTAAAAGTAAAAGAGGCTAAAATATATAAAACAACTAAACTGATTAGTGCGGATAGGGCATAAAATAGTCCATTCCATAATATTGAAATCCCGGGAACGAATGTAAATTCTTCAGAATTTGCAGCGACAATGTCGAATGGCGTCGCAACAAATAGAACCCAGACAAGAAGAGTAAAACAGAGTGCAACCAAAAGACATTCTTGGGCAATTCCTTGTTCTTTGAACTTTAAATATTTTTCTTTTAACATTTTATACCGTCCCTAAAAATTGGGTAAAAACTTCATCAGCGTGCCCCTGATTAAAAACATACTGATTGCTTAGTTCATGCAGAACATTTTTGTTTTTTTGTTCGCAAAGCTCAATGATTTCGGCGACCGGAGATTGCCCATCCCATATCATTCCAATTGTTTTTCGAATTGAGAACTCAAGTGGCTCAAGGTTTATGTCTTGATACTGGGGGTTATTAACCTTTTGGGGAATATCGCAAAAAATCACTGGTCTATTTAGTGCAAAAGCAAACTCCAGTGCTGCACCAGACCAGTCACTCACCATAATATCCGATTGATGTAAACTCTCTTGTCCTGCAACGCAGCTTTCAAAAGTAAAATGCGGATTTTTTTCGTGTAGGTTAACAATCTTTTTCACCTGATTTGACGCAAATTTAATGGTTTGCGGGTGCGGACGCAAAATCACCTCGTGGCCAAGCGCTATAAGCTCATTCACTAAGCGATGACCTAGGCCAGACTCAATTAATCCCTTAGACCCCCATGAAGGGGCAATTAAAATCTTTTTATGTTGGCATTGGTTTTCACTCTCAGATTGTGGATATTTTTTTGCCTGTTCGATTAAGCTGTCTAACCGCGAATAACCGAGCGCTACTAGGTTTTTTTCGGGCAAATTATACTTTTTTTCAATGGCTCGAATTTCTTGTATATGATGAGGGCCAGCGCAACAGATTGTATCGTAATGGTCAAAAGCACCATGACGGTAAATCATATGAAGGCTGACCAGTGAATGTGGAACATAGACATAATGCACATTATGCCGTGAACGTTTAACCTGAAAATTGTTCAGGTCTGGCATTGTCATGACCATAATAGGGGTTTCAATGGTTTGGAATACATAATCACGAACAAAACCCATACCGATAAAAAAGGTTTTTAATTGTGGATGCTTTATCATCAGACCCGGGTCATCAAGAGAGGAGCTGAGATAACAAACTGATTTATCTGTTCGCTCCAGAGTTGCAACCAGTAGGTTTTCGAGATGGAGCCAATAGCTTTTACCTTCACTGTAAAAAGTGATTTGGCGTTGATCTTTGGGTAAGTTATTAAAGCCAATAGCACCTGAGATTGCCTTTAGACCCTGTATGATATTATACCCTTCGCCTTTAAAGTTAAGGCGGCGTTGGCTGCGGGTGCTTGCCGAATCACGTAGTCTATCTACGTTCATCGGTCTCTGCCGTAACTCGAAATTCATTGAGTATATTCATGAGGTCTCCATAAGGCATCAAGCTTTCCTTCTGTTGACAATGACTCATAAAGCTGCAAATCTTCAACGGTATCAACTTCTAGCCACCCATGATTAACGCGGGCTGGCTTTACCTTCCAGCCAGCATCAATCAAAAGCTGCAACAAGCTTGTCATATACATTTGTTTAAATGAACGCCCATCATACTGAGCCGCTTGATCGAGCTGATCATAAAAAGAAATAAAATCATCAATTTTATTATGAGCGATCTTAATCAGGCCAGTATATTGTCCTTCAATATGGTTAAGAGATTGTGCCTTTTTACCCAATTCCAGAATGTGACCATTCGCATCGTATTTAAGTGTTTCAGCATCTTTTAGCGGGTCTTCATTGCGTGCTGACCATAGATCAAGCCAGCCATCATCCACCATGACAACGATGTCTCCATGAGTTTGCAATACGGTTTCCAAATTATTTCTCTCATACAGGATATCTCCATAAGAGATGAGTAAATCGTCTTGAGCTTGTTCAAGAAATGGGCGTGCGGCAAACAGGCTTTCTACCATATTGGTGCTATTGAAAAACGCATTATGATAAGTAGGACAGCCAAAGGCATCGAATTTTTCAGCTTTATAGCCAGTCGCAATGGCGATATCTTCAACGCCTGACGCTCTCAAAATATCAATCTGGCGAGAGACGAGAGGTTTACCCAATAAAGAAACCAGCCCCTTTGGACGATCGTTTGTTAAAGGTCGTAAGCGTGATCCCTCCCCAGCCGCTAGAATTAGGCAACATGTCATATTCCAAAATGTCCTTTGATAAGTTGGCAATCACGTTGAAGGGGTGGGATTTCACGCTCAGGATGCCACATGATAGCCAGTATTTTGTGATGAGTATGACAAAAAGCCTCAAGGTTACCTTCAGCGTCATAAGCAAGAGCGATAAGATCTTTTCCCAAGCCCTCAGCAGGTACAGCGTAATCGTGAAAGCTGTTCACCTCAGAAGGAAATAGAAAAGACGCGTTATTATCTTCAGCAATCAAACGATGCCTCGTTCCTGCATGACCTTTGATTTTAACAAGTTGTCCACCAAAATAAACATTGATCAACTGTAATCCACGGCATACGCCTAATACAGGGATTTGAGTTGATATCGCCGCATTCAATAAGGCCTTTTCATAGGCATCTCGTTCTGGACTAAGATTCGCTGGCGTGTTGGTTTCATCTGCAAAATCAGCGAGAGTGTTACCACCACTTAAGATCAGGCCGTCAAGTTTAAGTTCTTTCCATATCTCGAGTGTAAAATCAGGGGACATCAAAGGGAGAGGTATGGGTAGAATGTCCATAGAAGTCAAAAGCTTTGCCCAGTTATTATCAAGGCAATCCATCACCTCGTTATAGCGCGGATGCTTCATTACTCTTTGAGTTATGCCAATACGCTTTTTAAACATACTCAAACCGCCCTTTATGGCAGTCAAGTATCACGCGACCCTCTTGGAGACTGTCATATATTTTATCTCCAATACCAATAGCTGCCGGAATACCCAGTTCCGCACACCG contains:
- a CDS encoding gamma-glutamyl-gamma-aminobutyrate hydrolase family protein (Members of this family of hydrolases with an active site Cys residue belong to MEROPS family C26.): MTAIKGGLSMFKKRIGITQRVMKHPRYNEVMDCLDNNWAKLLTSMDILPIPLPLMSPDFTLEIWKELKLDGLILSGGNTLADFADETNTPANLSPERDAYEKALLNAAISTQIPVLGVCRGLQLINVYFGGQLVKIKGHAGTRHRLIAEDNNASFLFPSEVNSFHDYAVPAEGLGKDLIALAYDAEGNLEAFCHTHHKILAIMWHPEREIPPLQRDCQLIKGHFGI
- a CDS encoding phosphocholine cytidylyltransferase family protein — encoded protein: MTCCLILAAGEGSRLRPLTNDRPKGLVSLLGKPLVSRQIDILRASGVEDIAIATGYKAEKFDAFGCPTYHNAFFNSTNMVESLFAARPFLEQAQDDLLISYGDILYERNNLETVLQTHGDIVVMVDDGWLDLWSARNEDPLKDAETLKYDANGHILELGKKAQSLNHIEGQYTGLIKIAHNKIDDFISFYDQLDQAAQYDGRSFKQMYMTSLLQLLIDAGWKVKPARVNHGWLEVDTVEDLQLYESLSTEGKLDALWRPHEYTQ
- a CDS encoding CDP-glycerol glycerophosphotransferase family protein, coding for MNFELRQRPMNVDRLRDSASTRSQRRLNFKGEGYNIIQGLKAISGAIGFNNLPKDQRQITFYSEGKSYWLHLENLLVATLERTDKSVCYLSSSLDDPGLMIKHPQLKTFFIGMGFVRDYVFQTIETPIMVMTMPDLNNFQVKRSRHNVHYVYVPHSLVSLHMIYRHGAFDHYDTICCAGPHHIQEIRAIEKKYNLPEKNLVALGYSRLDSLIEQAKKYPQSESENQCQHKKILIAPSWGSKGLIESGLGHRLVNELIALGHEVILRPHPQTIKFASNQVKKIVNLHEKNPHFTFESCVAGQESLHQSDIMVSDWSGAALEFAFALNRPVIFCDIPQKVNNPQYQDINLEPLEFSIRKTIGMIWDGQSPVAEIIELCEQKNKNVLHELSNQYVFNQGHADEVFTQFLGTV